The following proteins come from a genomic window of Gadus morhua chromosome 11, gadMor3.0, whole genome shotgun sequence:
- the LOC115553901 gene encoding skin secretory protein xP2, translating to MGCSSSSAQVVDEEKRPVSKLVESNGNTVANGAILEDSRIIEDQVLLPGQTFLSEVGGPSTEDEAEEVLMGLEAEEDLGSGEDLLAALVPEEEPQPEPSEEPAPSDEPAASQTLVTIVEALLPLDEAGTNEPAASDAPSEVEAIIESTEEVLAVEPDVSVIQDEPPAPVQAKAEFVANVEAEIPAANETPIPAPSEVSAPAAIISAVEVETSPPVETSPQLETTQQVDVSATEEVCAPVDVPSPPEVSAPAEVISQIETSEQVEVSAAVETLPEAEVSAQVEAYPPVEVPAIVEVPPSVDVPAPVEVSPPIEVQAPVEASPPVEVPAPVEASPPVEVSAPVEVSPPVEVKAPVEVSPPVEVPAPVEVCPPFEGPAAVEVSPPVEVPAPVEVSPPVEVPAPVEVSLPVEVPAPVEVSPPVEVPAPVEVSPPVEVPAPVEVSPPVEVPAQVEVSPPVEVPAQVEVSPPVEVPAPVEVSPPVEVLAAVEVFPPVEVPALVEVSPPVEVPAQVEVSLPVELPAQVEETVQTLAIDQSIIDLQIAAATVPEVLLMSLVALDKTAEPAVSPEKEAPEQSALAAAKVPPAEPTP from the coding sequence GGTGGACCTAGTACCGAGGATGAAGCAGAGGAAGTGCTAATGGGCCTGGAGGCCGAGGAGGACCTGGGCTCTGGGGAAGACCTTCTTGCTGCTCTTGTGCCAGAAGAAGAACCACAACCAGAACCATCTGAAGAGCCTGCTCCCTCTGATGAACCAGCAGCATCCCAAACCCTTGTGACGATAGTGGAAGCACTGTTGCCGTTGGATGAAGCAGGCACTAATGAACCTGCAGCTTCAGATGCACCTTCTGAGGTGGAAGCCATTATTGAGAGCACAGAGGAAGTCCTGGCAGTGGAGCCTGATGTATCTGTTATCCAGGATGAACCTCCTGCGCCAGTTCAGGCCAAAGCTGAGTTTGTTGCAAATGTGGAGGCAGAAATCCCAGCAGCGAATGAAACCCCTATACCAGCTCCAAGTGAAGTTTCAGCACCAGCTGCAATCATTTCAGCAGTAGAAGTTGAAACATCTCCGCCAGTTGAAACATCTCCACAACTTGAAACTACTCAACAAGTTGACGTTTCTGCAACAGAAGAAGTTTGCGCACCAGTTGATGTTCCTTCACCACCAGAAGTTTCAGCACCAGCTGAGGTTATTTCACAAATAGAAACCTCTGAACAAGTAGAAGTTTCAGCAGCAGTTGAAACACTTCCAGAAGCAGAAGTTTCAGCACAGGTAGAAGCCTATCCACCAGTTGAGGTTCCAGCAATAGTAGAAGTCCCTCCATCAGTTGATGTTCCAGCACCAGTAGAAGTCTCTCCACCAATTGAGGTTCAAGCACCAGTAGAAGCCTCTCCACCAGTTGAGGTTCCAGCACCAGTAGAAGCCTCTCCACCAGTTGAGGTTTCAGCACCAGTGGAAGTCTCTCCACCAGTTGAGGTTAAAGCACCAGTAGAAGTCTCTCCACCAGTTGAGGTTCCAGCACCAGTAGAAGTCTGTCCACCATTTGAGGGTCCAGCAGCAGTAGAAGTCTCTCCACCAGTTGAGGTTCCAGCACCTGTAGAAGTCTCTCCACCAGTTGAGGTTCCAGCACCAGTTGAGGTCTCTCTACCAGTTGAGGTTCCAGCACCTGTAGAAGTCTCTCCACCAGTTGAGGTTCCAGCACCAGTTGAGGTCTCTCCACCAGTTGAGGTTCCAGCACCAGTAGAAGTCTCTCCACCAGTTGAGGTTCCAGCACAAGTAGAAGTCTCTCCACCAGTTGAGGTTCCAGCACAAGTAGAAGTCTCTCCACCAGTTGAGGTTCCAGCACCAGTAGAAGTCTCTCCACCAGTTGAGGTTTTAGCAGCAGTAGAAGTCTTTCCACCAGTTGAGGTTCCAGCACTGGTAGAAGTCTCTCCACCAGTTGAGGTTCCAGCACAAGTAGAAGTCTCTCTACCAGTTGAGCTTCCAGCACAAGTTGAAGAAACAGTCCAAACCTTGGCCATTGATCAGTCAATAATCGATTTACAAATCGCTGCAGCTACAGTGCCAGAAGTCCTACTGATGTCTCTGGTTGCATTGGACAAAACAGCTGAGCCAGCTGTGTctcctgagaaagaggctccaGAACAATCTGCCTTAGCAGCTGCTAAAGTACCACCTGCAGAACCCACACCTTAA